From one Anopheles bellator chromosome 1, idAnoBellAS_SP24_06.2, whole genome shotgun sequence genomic stretch:
- the LOC131215416 gene encoding polyribonucleotide nucleotidyltransferase 1, mitochondrial, whose protein sequence is MLQNFSRLQLSRRKVFTNLQCSRRRWFSQHTAPPEVDISLSTGRVVRISCGKYARFADGCSVVTIGDTAVMVTAVAKQKSQNSSFLPLVVDYRQKSAAAGRIPTNFLRREMGPSEKEILAARLVDRSIRPLFPAEFRLDTQIVCNMLAIDASNPPDVQAINGASAALAISDIPWNGPVGAVRLGLVDNEVIVNPTRREMQLSALDLVVTATRQNLVVMIEGRGDVVNENEIRMAIKRGTKEAQLIVNGIERLQKTFGKPKRTLEPVPAVDDEIMQAVRTMAEMRLREIFRDFTHDKFSRDQAVGSARTDTIDKVWSSFPTTDPALIGEAFNKFVRHVFREMVLEDSVRCDGRGLDDLRPINCSVNLHKPLHGSALFQRGQTQVFATVALDSPESALRLDALTSLDTGLKSKNFFLHYEFPPYATGETGKIGPIGRREIGHGALAERGLVPIVPGEHPFTIRLTSEVLESNGSSSMATVCAGSLALMDAGVPVSESAAGVAIGLITKYENDDTKHLQDYRILSDLLGIEDYMGDMDMKVAGTRRGVTAIQADLKVPGIPLKVVMEALQKSMEARFKILDIMDDTIAATRTIRKDCWPVTDRLVIEANQRPRLLGTGGIHLRRLYLETGVQLTQEDETSFRIFAPSDAAMHEAKEHLEELLKTEKVPELEFGAIYTAKIVELRDTGVMVTLYPSMPPTLLHNSQLDQRKIAHPSVLGLPVGSEIQVKYFGRDPVSGFMRLSRKVLQGPATAMHRNLDRMSGGGDGETKTT, encoded by the exons ATGTTACAAAATTTTTCGCGCCTTCAGCTGAGCAGGCGAAAAGTGTTTACCAACTTACAGTGTTCTCGAAGGAGATGGTTTTCGCAGCACACGGCACCGCCAGAAGTGGATATTTCACTCAGTACCGG GCGCGTGGTTCGGATATCGTGCGGAAAGTATGCGCGCTTTGCCGATGGTTGCTCCGTCGTAACGATCGGTGATACGGCCGTGATGgtaacggcggtggcgaagcAAAAATCTCAGAACTCATCCTTCCTACCGCTCGTGGTGGACTATAGGCAAAAGTCGGCAGCCGCTGGCCGAATACCGACCAACTTCCTGCGCCGTGAGATGGGCCCGTCGGAAAAAGAAATTCTTGCCGCACGGCTTGTCGACCGTTCGATCAGGCCACTGTTTCCGGCCGAGTTTCGGCTCGACACGCAGATCGTTTGCAACATGCTTGCTATCGATGCCAGCAACCCTCCGGACGTGCAAGCCATCAACGGAGCTTCGGCTGCCCTTGCTATCAGTGATATACCGTGGAATGGACCGGTTGGTGCCGTCCGTCTCGGACTCGTCGATAACGAAGTGATCGTGAATCCCACGCGTCGGGAAATGCAGCTCAGTGCCCTTGACCTTGTGGTAACGGCCACCCGCCAGAATCTGGTCGTCATGATCGAAGGTCGCGGCGACGTGGTGAACGAGAACGAAATTCGAATGGCGATCAAACGCGGTACGAAAGAGGCACAACTCATCGTCAACGGTATCGAGCGATTGCAGAAGACTTTCGGAAAACCAAAGCGCACCCTAGAACCGGTCCCGGCGGTGGACGATGAAATCATGCAGGCAGTGCGCACGATGGCGGAGATGCGATTGCGGGAAATATTTCGCGATTTCACGCACGATAAGTTTAGTCGCGATCAAGCGGTGGGCAGTGCGCGGACTGATACGATCGACAAGGTGTGGTCGAGTTTTCCGACCACCGATCCTGCGCTCATCGGGGAAGCGTTTAACAAATTCGTTCGCCACGTCTTCCGGGAGATGGTGCTCGAGGACAGCGTCCGGTGCGATGGTCGCGGCTTGGATGATTTACGGCCAATCAACTGCTCGGTGAACCTGCACAAACCGCTGCACGGTTCGGCGCTGTTTCAGCGCGGCCAGACACAAGTTTTCGCTACCGTGGCCCTCGATTCACCCGAAAGTGCCCTGCGACTCGATGCGCTCACATCACTGGATACGGGGCTGAAgtcgaaaaactttttcctcCACTACGAGTTCCCACCGTACGCGACGGGAGAAACGGGTAAAATTGGGCCGATCGGGAGACGGGAAATCGGCCACGGTGCGCTGGCCGAACGTGGCTTGGTACCGATCGTTCCCGGGGAACATCCGTTTACGATACGGCTCACATCGGAGGTGCTAGAGTCGAACGGGTCCAGTTCGATGGCGACCGTTTGTGCCGGTTCGCTGGCACTAATGGATGCCGGCGTTCCGGTCTCAGAATCGGCAGCCGGTGTCGCGATTGGACTGATCACCAAATACGAAAACGATGACACCAAACACCTGCAGGACTATCGCATCCTTAGCGATCTGCTCGGCATCGAAGACTATATGGGCGATATGGATATGAAGGTGGCGGGAACCCGGCGTGGCGTAACGGCGATCCAGGCCGACCTGAAAGTGCCCGGCATCCCGTTGAAGGTCGTGATGGAAGCGCTCCAAAAGTCGATGGAAGCCCGCTTCAAGATCCTGGACATTATGGACGACACGATTGCGGCCACGCGCACAATCCGTAAAGACTGTTGGCCGGTGACAGACCGGTTAGTGATTGAAGCGAACCAACGTCCGAGGTTGCTCGGGACGGGCGGCATACATCTGAGGCGCCTCTACCTCGAAACGGGCGTACAGCTGACGCAAGAAGACGAGACCAGCTTCCGTATCTTTGCCCCGTCCGATGCGGCCATGCACGAAGCGAAGGAGCACCTGGAGGAGCTGCTGAAAACGGAGAAAGTTCCCGAGCTCGAGTTTGGCGCCATCTACACTGCGAAGATAGTGGAACTGAGAGACACGGGCGTGATGGTGACACTCTACCCGTCGATGCCACCGACACTGCTGCACAACTCGCAGCTCGATCAGCGAAAG ATTGCCCATCCATCGGTACTCGGCTTACCGGTGGGATCGGAAATTCAGGTGAAGTACTTTGGTCGCGACCCGGTGTC